The DNA window TGTTCCGTCCATATGGCTCCACATCGGCCGAAAAAAAAACCACGTTTACAAATGGCACAGCCCCTGGCTGCATAAACGTTGTCATTTTTCGGATAGCCAATTTTTTAGCTGGCATGCGAATCATTTGCAAGcgatttaatttcaattgcaTGGGCGTTAATCAAAGGcaacaaaagaaataaaacatatCTTAAAAAAGCTCACATTAAGCTCAATATTAAGAACAGCAAATGAAAAAAGAGCATCCATGCAGAGCCAGGAACAAAAAATGTCTTAAAGTAGTTTAACAAATGAAATATACAACAGaataccaaataaataaaagataaacagtattatagtaaaaagccaaaataaaaagatatattttgtaGGTGCTATTATGATATATTTGTtcctttaaacaatttttatattacttttaaacgaataaaatttattatagaTGCTgcaggaaaaatattttaagtattaaatTTCAATGCCAATCAACTTTAAGTTATGCTTAATATGTGCCCATTCCAgataatattgttattttcttaaaaacttttaattttagtattttgcTTTGCAcatgttttcaaaataaaaagaaacttttCATTGCTCGTTCTTTGTCTAAAACCggtatttttagtatttatcGCGGTTCATATGTGTTACGCAGACGCATTTCCcttgtaaaacatttttgcaaTCCTCTAATCTGTGTATGGTTGTCCCTTGTTCACCCCTTCCTTAGTTATATAGAGTATGCAAATACGAGTTGTTaaacacatttatttatatggtGTAAGAATGTCAAAAACTACACTTTTTACTGTTCTCCAAATAGATGAAAACCCACAATGGTAAGGAACACgcagaattttcttttttgttgtatCATTTATGTATTATGTATTATGTATTTCCACTTCAAGTGTATTTCAATCAGCTTTATAAGTCTCTCCAAAAATTTAACATATCTGGTTTGTTATAAAGAGTACGCAgagttattaaaaacatttatttatattgtttaagAATGTCAAAAATTAGACTTTTTTACTGTTTTCCAAATAGATGAAAAGCCAAAAAGGTAAGGGAAAACAGAATATTAAGCcagacatacatatatttttttattctttccACTTCAAGTATATTTCAATCAGCTTTATAAAGTTTAACATATCTGGTTAATAATGTTGTAAAATACAGCCCCTTACCAACAGCCTCATCTGGAAATTAACGCGACGCTTCCATTATGGTAGCGGGCTCTAAAAGGGCAGTGGATGCATGCTATTTGTAACATACACTTTTTAACAACGAAAAATGTTTGGAATCTCTGATGCTACACCACCTGGCCACACTGTacgaaacaaatttttgttttgcaattTGCAATAGTATTTTCCCCGCTCGGCGCGAATTTGGCGAAAGAAATGAATGGAACGCGTAAAACAAAGTCGCTGAAGGCAGTTCGCTTGGCGGAAGTCTTGTACGACGAGCATAGGCGGCTGCTGACACTCTGCCGCAGCTGCGAACGCCATTTTATAACGTTCCAAGCGTTCTACAGCCATCTAACCGACTGTTCGGGACTGAAACACATAGTAACCCCAACGGATCCGGTATCCTACACCTATGATGACGCCAAGCGGGAAACGAGGCTGGTGAATGGCCGTCAGGAGGTGAGAATCCATAACAAGAGCTTGGCTTTAACCCCTTTTTGTAGCCAGGTTTTctacatatataaattcctAGAAATCATGATAATAACCCCAACTTCTTGCAGCTCCACATCTACGATCTTGAGGCGGTGAAGAACGCGAGCGACAGTGCCATCGACTGGGAGGCGGAGCTGGAAGATCCTCGCTGGTACACCGACTCCAAGCCCACAGTACAATCCCTCTCCAAAACCAAATCCAAGGAAAACATTGTGAAGGAGTACTTGGTTGAGCTGACCGAGGATCCGCCGGAGCAGGAAGCGTCGTCTGCAAAGCGTCAGCGTTGCCAAAGCACTCCTCGCCGCCCCATTCTTACCGCCCAGCAACAGCGAAGGTCTCGAACCAGCCTGCCTACTTCCCAGCCGCCCACAGCAAAGGCGAAAAAGGACACTATCCTGGTGCCCAATGTGATGGAGGATCTGAAACGTCTGCAGGGCTTGCCAGCTGCTCCCAATAGATCTCGTTTATCAGCTGATAGGCCGTCACAGTTACCTCCTGCAGCGTCATCTCAAAAACCTCCTCAAACGACATCTCAAAAACCTCCTCTAACGACACCTCACATCACATCTCCAGGAACTCCTCAAGCTAAATCGCAAAAACCTCCTCCCAGGACTTTCCAAAAACCTGCTCCTCCGATGACACCTGAGCCTGTTCCTGCCACAACAACCAACATAACACCTTTCTCGCAGAAACCACCCGTGGATGGCACACAGAAGATCCTCAACAAACTAAGAGCCTGTGGCGTGGAGGTGAAACGGGGAAGTACGCGTCTGAATGCCACTCCGCCAAACGAACTTAATCCAACCAAAAATCAAGCCACCCTGGACATAATGCGGAAGCTGCAGTCCAAGGGTATTAGATGCACCAAAGTCAAAATACCATAGGGCTGATAGTTGTAATGTCATAGTGTTGGCATGGGCTTTACAATTAAATGTGCCTCTGTAGGCAAGATATTGACAacttaactttatttaaaacttgTGATTCCCAGCATAACCCGCTTTGCTGCCGTTAAAGATTACCTAAGCCCACCAGTCTTAAAACGGaacttttttaagttttaataaacaaatgatcgtttttaatttatttttgctctttttgggagttaccaaaaaattaaaaaaagtaagaGAACGTTCTTGAATGACGCTTTCTGAATTTTGGAACAGCTGTACCTAGCGAAATATTTCAgacacaaaaatatttaacattttgtattataatattattaatataaatgaaGAATACGCTTCctaatttaattgtaaactgAATGTTTACTACTGGTATAACTAAAAATGTACAGAGTTACCATGAAAATTTAGTTCGTATGAAGCAGCTGAGCAACAGAGGACGAAATCGGAACATTAAAAGAaacaccaatttttttttttcgcaaAACTACCTATTTTAGTGTGGAACCCAAAGTTGCAGTTGCGATTTTCAGGCGTTATTCTGTTGCTCAGTAGTGTgaactgttttatttttcggtgTGAAAAATGCACTTCTTTTTCGATTTCAGGTGGTGCTTTGTCgtgcaaaacaaatttaaaatatatttcaagaaatttttattttctggggaaataacttaaattattccgctttttcaagaaaaactgataagtttttgttattaaaaattaaattatttatcacTTTTGGGTCAAAGAAAGTTTACTTGAAATAAAAACGACAGAGGGCGCCAATATCGATGGtcgatattttaaaaatatcgatGAGTATGTTCTCTCCATCACTATTTCCAACACTGGTCGTCGTTTCGTTGTCTTGTGGAAAAGTTGGGTTGCCAGTGATACTTTTCGATTTAATTCATTTTCGCGCTGATTAAATGCTTCCTCCGATCCGCCACACTACTCCGAATCACCATTAGCACGGGTGGCCACGCCGAGCGAGCCCCCGGAGAAATTCAAAAGACTGAAAGCCCCAAATAGAAACCAAATCGCTGCACCTGCACAGACGTGTCTGTGTGCATCGCGATTTCTAATCACTCGCACGACTTTCTTCCACGAAAAGAGACCAGAAAAGGGTCCCCAAGCCCAGCCGCAGAGAAGTGTGCCACTTTTTCGCCCCGCACAACGCCGTCCAATCGAATTCCGTAAGCCAGGCAGCAAATAGAATTAAATAACAGGGGCACGAGGGAAAGAGACGGAGCACCTGGCGAGGGGCAGGGCGTTTTTCAGAGTGTCGCTTTTATTCTGGACAACGACGACGACAAGACGTGAGTACTTTTTGTTGTTCTTATTTTCGTGCCATAAAAAATCGCACACTTTCGcgcacaaacacacacccaCAGGTGCATTCCAGTCCAGGGCTGCCGAATTGCGCCGGCCCAAAGTAACGGTTCCTGCGAACTgcagctgtgtgtgtgtggcacgGTGTCCCTGGAATTTCATTCCTGAATTTTCCAATTGGCAACCGCACGCATTCAACCGAATTCCTCCTCCTTCCAGCGAATAACAACACCCAAACATGAATGGACAGCCGCCCAGCGCGGGCCCATCCAAGGTGGACCTGTACATCACGCATGTGGATCACGTGGGGCCCTACCTGAAGGTCTACGGCCAGGTGAACCGGGACGCCGCCTTCCTGGTCAGCAGGCGCATCGAGCAGGTGCTGCCCACATGCTTCGCCATCGAGCCCAGCTGGTCGGTGGAGCGCCAACAGGCCCTCCTCACGCCCGGCACATTTTGCATCTTCAAGAGGACCAACGGCCCGGCTCCGGGCGATGTGGAGTACATGCGGACTCGGGTGGCCAGCGCCGAGCTGGAGGGTCAGCAGATGCGCACGGAGATTGAGTTTCTGGACTTTGGCTTCAAGCGCACTGTGAATTGTCATGATGTGAGTGGAGTTGCTCCTTGTCCGGATTCCAGGTCTAACCCTTTTATTCTTCCCAGTTGATGTTCCCCAAGCAGCCCAAGCTGCTGCAGAACATTCCCCTGCTCTGC is part of the Drosophila biarmipes strain raj3 chromosome 2R, RU_DBia_V1.1, whole genome shotgun sequence genome and encodes:
- the LOC108026534 gene encoding proteoglycan 4, translated to MNGTRKTKSLKAVRLAEVLYDEHRRLLTLCRSCERHFITFQAFYSHLTDCSGLKHIVTPTDPVSYTYDDAKRETRLVNGRQELHIYDLEAVKNASDSAIDWEAELEDPRWYTDSKPTVQSLSKTKSKENIVKEYLVELTEDPPEQEASSAKRQRCQSTPRRPILTAQQQRRSRTSLPTSQPPTAKAKKDTILVPNVMEDLKRLQGLPAAPNRSRLSADRPSQLPPAASSQKPPQTTSQKPPLTTPHITSPGTPQAKSQKPPPRTFQKPAPPMTPEPVPATTTNITPFSQKPPVDGTQKILNKLRACGVEVKRGSTRLNATPPNELNPTKNQATLDIMRKLQSKGIRCTKVKIP